The Quercus lobata isolate SW786 chromosome 4, ValleyOak3.0 Primary Assembly, whole genome shotgun sequence genome segment TCAGCTTCACTCCATCGCTTCAGCAAGCAGCTCTAGCCATTAATTGTGGCTGGGGTTCACTAAAAAGGAGTAGACTTGGGTTTCCCTAAACCCTATTACTTGTTGTTTGTTTCCTGAACATTTTTATATCTGGTAATTAGATGTTTCAGAAATTAAACCCCAGTAAACCACAAATTTTTCACTTTGCTAACCCTTGCTTGTTATATTTCTGATAGATTCAGTACGTAGAGGGCCAGTTACTGAAGAATAAGCCTTGATATAATTTTCTCgtgtttgaaattttggtttgaGGAAGCTTATTCTCATGAATGAAGACAGTTGTATTGGCAGGGAAGGATCACGGTTGCAATTATCTTGGATATCTCAATAGTCTGAATTTTGACCAAAAAGAGTAGGCATATTGATTTTTGTTGCTGCTATacttcttttctttactttttttttaattaatttttttatggggaGCGACATGAGGGAAGATGTAATCATTCTTGATTTGAACCGAGAACCTTTCTACCAGCCTCACGTTTCAGAAGCAAAGTTGGCAAAGGCAAAACTAGTAGAACTGGGAGCACGTATTTGATAGCTAAGGCACTAGGATTGGATTCTGATAACAAGAAGGAAGCAAGTGGTAGTGGCCGGAGTCGCCTCCTGAAGCGGCAGAATGAAGCTGAGGACACCACTGGACGGAGCCCAGCCACTCTCTTCCTCTCAGtccctctctccctttctccctctcaatctctcttcctctctgtcTCTACCATTTGggttaagtttttatttttattttttttaatttatttaaataaacgttttctataaatttcagaaattaaaaaataaataaataaatattaactaAAGTGTAAAGTAGAGTCATTTTGGCTAACTTTTAACGGATAGTAAACGAAGGATTGAATTGAGTAtaattgaaacttagaggactgaaatgacaaaagtcaaacttagaagactgaaacgataaaagataaaaattagaaggtgagttttgcattttgaccaaaatttaaatatctaGCATGATGCACGAAGTCATTACATAAAAGCAAACAAGTAGCCAAACCAAAAAGCAGTACAAACTGCTAAAGCTATTACATGTCCAAATGGTTTGTAAATTTAAAGGGGAGGGGGGCAAAAGAAAATGGAATTGGCATAAGATGCATCATGGCTCAATGACCCCTCCTATGGATCCAGACAACACATCTGAGGTCAAGGCTGTTGTTTTGCTATCCCTATCCCCACCAGCCTCAGCATCATAGGACTCCTCCGGGTCTCCCACGTTAAGGTCCTATGAAAGCCGGGTCAACTCAAACTTCAGACTCCAACCCATATAGAGAGTAAGATTTTGTATGTGGAAACCGATCTTAATTTAGCCTGTTAAGTATCCATCACAATTCCATAATTTTGAGACtatgattttattattgttgttgttctaATATTCAACATACACTATTTCGAAAGATTACCCACATGAGACAAAAACATGAATCACCTAACACTGTTCTTGCCAATCGCCTCCATTGCTACAAATGGCTCAACTTTTCACTATACTACAAAATGCAATCACAAACAAAACAGTTGCCTCACCCCTCCCTCAGCTTTCCCCAAATTTCAACACAAGCACGTCCAAAATGAGAAACGCCAACAGTAAAAAGTGCAttgtgaatgatttttttttcttttctttttttgggtctgTCATGTATGTTAAATGTGTCCAAGGTATGGTTTTGGAACCTCGACTGTGCAATCACTCCAAcctagaattttcaaattaaataattaaaacacaaaaaaaaaaaaaaaaaaaatgtcagttTATTTGTGAAGTTGTCAATCCAtcttaatttcttttgattattGTTGCATGAATAAGAAAGTGATTGTTAATGAAAGCATCTCTCACCTAGAAGCAGAGGCCACCCTAACCCATGTATTATAGATCCCATAATCTTTCACcctataaaaatacaataaacatcATAATTACCAAAAATGGAGAAGATAAAATTATAAGACACTCAAGTGATAATAACTTCATTGATATATGACATTCAAATAAATCTTACCATTGTAAATTTTGCTCCAACTGATACTTATTAATTTTGAGCAATGATAGTAATATAAGTTTTCAATGGAGGATCCCATGAAGCAATCTAAGATTCTAAAGTATAAACAATGATACAAAGCCATTGACTAGGGCAAGCATGGTAGCCATCCCCTGTCCAAACCACGGTGGAATCAGTTTTAGGAAGCCCCATGCCCTTTGGGTACAAGGGAACTCTACTTACCATTGGTCAGTAGCAATTCTTAAGTATTGAAATTAATGTGGATGGCACAAAATTTGCAAGACCAAATTTGCTTTAGAAAATAGGTTCCAGTTAAGCTGTGGGATTTCAAttcgaattaaaaaaataaaaaataaataaaaataaataaataaataaataaaaacctaaattgttattttttaactaataacCTCCAATTCATGGTTCTTTTCAGAGTTGGTGAAAGTGTGAGGCACACCTAAGTGCAAGTGCAAAGGCTTCTTGGAGCCTAAGCACATAGCACAAGCACTTCTTTTTGAAATAAAGCacacattttcaaaacataatgTATAATaacttctaataaaaagattcaTAATCTATACTACTATAAAAGAGTAACCAGATTTGGTCTCATCTTTTGATTTTCCTAACAAATGTTCTTGCAAAATCAAGAGACGttaaaaacttctttttttgggataggTAATAAGGGTAGTATTATTGATAAAAGATAAAGAAAGGAGAATTCAAGGTGATCAGGATGATGAACACGGGtaaacaacaaccaaaaacataGAAACCAAGAAACTATtctaagagaagaaagaaactcTCTAATAGAAGAGAACAAacctaaaatagtaaaataacacaattttaaaattcaagaaGTTTAAGTTGCAAACTTATCTCCTACATTTGGCATAGTTTTATATATCAATTAACTTCCTCTTTCCCCTTCTCCATAAGTAACTATTTCTTTGTCATTTCCCACTAAATCAAGAAATCAATATATTTAGACTATCAATTCAAATGGTTAGTCTTATGCAATTGCATTAAAGTTGCAGGTTCAAATCCTCCGCATAGGCTAGTTTAACTTCTTAAAATTTCTATGTagtatttttccaacaattatTAATGGACGATATGACAGTCAAGTTATCAACTaatcatataaaatttaaacaaagcatTTTGTATAATTCTCTTGCCCTTTACAAAAGATACGCAACCATGACTTTTGATTGCCATGACCACAGTTACATACACGGTTGAGTCAAAATATACCAAAGCAAAGAACAAAAGGTACAATAATAGTAAGTAGTGACTCTTATGTCTAACATAAGCAATGCAAGGCCATCCTAAAGTAAATATTAATCATGCATTTTGGTTTGGAATATTGCGCTTCACGCTTTAAGCATGCTTTGACCAACAATGTACCAAATGGCACACAACTATGTCATTTTATAAGAAGTaacaaaagattttatatttagtttttttattagatataaGAAGTAATGAAAGGTACGTGCACATATACAGTAaaataaccacaaaaaatatatatatacacacattttaaatatcaaaagaGAAATGTTGTGttaacaacattttcacaacaaatcctatgtGGCAGGTTGTTACGGGTTGTTATTAGtggggtaaaaaaataattttagtggtaggttcaaattagaaccaataacaattaaccacctataatttgttgtgaaaatgttgtgaacgtaacacctctcatatcaaaatattaggaaaaagatcaataaacaaaatcaaacgATAGAAGATTTACTTACAAGTAAACATCATCTGTATTAATTTCAGGAAAGAGGTTGATGTAAAATCGGAAGCCATCGGGGCTTATATCTCTGCATACTAAACCTGCCATACATTCAACGGTCAATTAAAGCGCAACTACAGcattaatattttcaacaaagtTGTGAAGCAGGGTACCTTTGCTCTCAGCAGTTAGAAGATGCTCCTTCGCCATGCCTGGAGCAATTCCTAATGTCATTGCAGCATCACTTGCACTTATCCCAGTTCGTAGGGTATCAGGATTTGTTACAAGGGCCTTGATTCTTGCAAAAACCTACATTTGACAGCACTAGTAGGTTATTGTCGTGCAATTTTAACTAGCTTCTGACATTGTGCAGAAAAAACAGAGTGAAAGATATTCACTTGACATGGTCAAGATTTTTCCAATTTCCTTGTTATATACAAAAGCAGATATGAAAAGAATAACTATGTTTTGTTTGCTCCGCCATTTACATTAGACCACATGGTAGGAgggcaggaaaaaaaaaaacgagcgTACTTCTCCTTCAGCATATGTTTTTACTTCAGATATTAAGATTTAAAAGATAAAGAATATTGGGGCAGCACCACTTCAACATTAATGGAGCCTCACTCAttttcaaatgaatttataaGGTTAAGTTGAAACtgtcaaataaatttatagacAATAATAGTTGACATTGCCATGTCATGATTTatccaaaaacttaaaatagaaGCAGCTACTTTTTCCATACAGGTATGTTCAAAAATCAACGGAAAAAGGCTTTGAGCAAATGTACAATATACACATGGCATACCCAGAGACTTCCTGGTCAAACCTGTTACTTTGGATGAATcattggggagagagagagagagagagagagagagagagagagcatgtttagttattaatttcttttataggTGCACTATTAGTTATTGataaaagattttgaaattcCATCTTCTGTTTTCATTCATACAAAGAAGGGAAAACCATCCACTATTATATTTAGTGTACCTACAAGACCTTTTCCAACTTGCTTTTCGGCAAATCATTTTCATCTTCAACCAACAGCAAGCAGCACTTTCACAAGGATTTTCCCATTTTAAAAGACAAAAGCAGAAAACAGGAACTTTTACAATAAGTGAAGCTGCCAAAGCCAGAAATGATGACCAAACTTTTTCTCATTCCCACAACCCCTCCCCCTTTTTCCCCCTTAATAAGATGGAAAATATCTGGAGTGtcaaacaatacaaaaacatATTATCTCACGTAgcaaaatgttttaaaaaaatttcttggcaGTACCACTGGGCATGATTCAAAACTTGAATGATACATAAAAAGACAATACAGAGTGTCACCCTATTTAGAAACTTCATTAAATTCATCTAGTTGTGGTTTTAATATTCCCCCAAAAGTAAGATCCTTGGGGATAGGCTGTCTATTATTTGAGACATAATAACTTAAATGAATGAATGATTGACATAAAGGCCTCATAATGATGAAGGGAAGAACTGCATTCAGTTCTGCTATACTAGTCATAACAAGATCTACTATTAAGAGCTTGTTTGGCATTGCATTAGCAAGGCTCCTTAAAGCTCTTTAGCAATTTTCTTTTACCCCATTAATCATAATAATCAAATAGTTAGATATTAATTGCATATTTGAATTAAGTATGAAAATaagtatttataaaatataatagcAACACTTTTACAATGTCTTCTTTAGTCATTCTTGCATCTAAATGCTTTTTATCAATTTGACTACCAACCCGGTGTAACAGTTTCAAAACACTAGATAACTGTAATCTGCCAAACACTAGCAACTTTTCAGTTAAAGCTCTACTCCTACAGCAATCCCAAATGGGCACTATGTAGCTAATTCTTAAAGTAAAtgctcaaatttaaaaaaaaaaaaaaaaaaaatttatgagtaacaaaaatatatatcagAAAAAAGGAGTTACCCAAGTATACAGGAAATATACTGGGGGTGAAACAATCAATTACAAAAATGGATTTACTGTTGATTTTACTCAACACAGTATGCAAAGGTGTTCTTCTGTTATGTACCACTATAGAACTTTTTCTTATTTACCATAATTTGTCAAATAAGTTAACAAGCATATTGGAACTAATTTTAGATAACACATAGGACAAGAAATTAGCGACCACCTGCACCATTTCACTATTACGTGTTGGATAGAttaactagtaaaatctcttaGTATTATCAAATCCTGCTTTAACTAGGAAAGTTTCTCTAGTGATATGATAGGGCTTTCCCTTATAGGTCATTGTACCCTCCAATAGGcaaaaaagtatgagagagagagagagagagagaaagagagatcacCTCCTCATCACTGTGGGACTTATTCTGGATGACCATGACTCCACTATCAAACTTCCGAAGCATCACTGGACTGTCATAGAAAGATATGATAAATGACttcaaacattattttattttacttttttttagaagtaacTTCAAACATTTAAATatgagctttaaaaaaaatttccagtgACTATAATCTTGAAATAAATTATTCTGTCATTTTGCACTCTTTATCTCAACTATAAAGCAGATTACAAAACTAATAATTTGAAGAACTGTCAGACATACACATCAAACTTCTCCCAGAGAGAACATGCTCGCAACAAATCATCCGGTGAGATCAATTCTGCATAAAAAGAATATACAAAAAATAGGTTTCATCTTCTACAAAAGCAGCTGATATATCAAAAACTTATGCTGCAGGGAAAACCAGGAAATAAAGAGTATGGTTAAACAGACCTGTGCCTCGAGCACGGTTGAAGAGACAATAGACATCTATAAGATTGATCATTCCTCCAGCTCTCTCAAGCGGAATTCTGACATAATCTGCCAACTAagtgttataaaataaaagttaaaattttcttttctaagaaagagaaacaaataaaaaggaatccTATGTCAACACATGGAAATCAACAACTCAAATAATGATACAACACCAGAGAGAAAGAAGTGGACAGTGCTCCctcttttaatcttttttttttctttttctatttaaaaaaatgattcttATTTCTTATTCCATAATTCCATGTTTAAAAGTTGGCTCTTACATAGGGACAAGATTGTCacacacttttaaaaaaaaaaaaacaagatttaaGGACATGACTTATTTCATTGGTCTACACAACACATGCTCTTTTTATCTTAATATCTTTAATAGGCATATAAAGGAAAGGGTGTGATTAGACAATCTCAAAACACATGGATGTGATTAAATTAATCCTTAACTAACAGCGTACAATTAAAAAAGGGTCAAAGGTAGAGTGCTTTCTGTACACTTTACCCTTTTTTATGCAGGCAAAAAATTCCATAACAATAACAGAAGTTCCAGCAGTTCAACTTTTAATCAATGATACATATTCACAGTCAAGTCACATGAAATGATAGGCAAGTGCAGAAGTTGGCTTCTTTTTAATACAATTctgttatttataaaaaaaaaatgtgcagaAGTTggcaattataaaaaaaaaggagagatttcatatataaatcTTCAGTTATACTTGTTATGCTGATGAGTAGTAGCTCAAGCAGCACATCCTCCCCCAACCCACTGGTGCATGTTAAAATTTACCaagaaagtagaaacaaaaaagcacccaaaaaaaaaccccttcAATTATCAAACTTTGAAACACCAGCCTCTTAATTTTCCCACTCTCTTTGTATAAAGATAAGCTAATAATACTAGAATCAATAACACACAATGAGGAAAGAATAGAACCTGGCGGGACAATTGCTGATGATACAGCGCTCCAGCAGACTCTTTCGTAACAGGGGATACAATACCAACACTCAACAACCAATCTTGCATCTCTTCTTTAGAACCCACTTCATCATCATTTGTTGCACTAGATTTAGAGTTTGAGCCAGACAAAAGTTTTTGCCTCATTTTCTCTGCTAGTATAACCATCTCTTTAGCCTTACTCTGTATATCCAAGATGGTTCATATATTTAGAGCAGTAAAAgcaaataaactaaacaaaaacataGCAATAACTATTAAGTGCTCAACTATTTTAAAgctcaaaatttgaattattttcctTCCCTACATTTTCTCAGAAATAAGCCCAATGGTTAGGATTAAGTTCAGTTTATCACTTTCTGTTATCCCACATTTCCCCATTCAAAAATATAGCATAACAAATTCCAATATTTTCTCAGCAGCCAAAAATACCATAATTACACCTagagatttaaaatttaaattattccTTTCCTACATGTTTTGAGCAATAAaacaaaccctttttttttcttttattatttggatgatagctttttatttaAACCAAGGAAAACCTGCGGAgcagaaagaaaatatacaGAAACAGAACGGCTGCAACCTAGCAACTGGCCAAGACGCAACTGCAACCAGCAAGCACAAAATACTGCCACTCAAACAGCATGAAAGCACTGCTAATTACAAGAAGCAGATCTAAGCACGAAGGCCCAAACAGATAACGTAGACTAGCTATCAAACACAGAACAGGAGATCCTCCAAAGCTTGCCAGGGACATGATTCTCTATCTTGGAGACTAGCTATCAAACACAGAACAGGAGATCCTCCAAAGCTTGCCAaggacatgattttttttttttttttgataagtaataaagattcattgatatcaaaaagagagagacacccAAGTACACAGGGAGCATACAGGGGTGAACAAATCAAAAACGAACAttacaaaaatcaagtaaatccaaaatagaagaaaaaggatGGTTTCTCCACACAAAGAACCAATCAAGTAaggttctaaaaaaaagaagcttgagATCAGGCATGGAACGATCCTTGtcttcaaaacacctactatttctctccttccaaatacaccacatcaaacaatgaggaACAACCATCCATATATCTCCATTATGATGGTGACCAAAACGACCTTGCCAGCAAGCcaaaagcccaacaacaaagAATGGCACAACCCAGCAAACTCCTACTAACccaaaaaccatatcccacAACTCCAAAGCAACCGggcaatgaaggaaaagatggtcAATAGTTTCActattacacttgcacatataacaccaattcAAAATGCAAACCTTTCTTTTCCTAAAGTTGTCAATTGTCAGACATTTCCCCAAGGCTGCGGTCCATACAAAGAAAGCCACTCTAGagggaatcttctgcttccaaatgcttttccaaggaaaaaacTGCTCACTATGGCCAACTAGAAGATGGTAGTAAGCACTGACCGTGAACCCTTACTCTTACAAGGCAGCCAACATCTCTTATCCTCCCTGTTCCCCCGTTACAGGAGTGCAATAAATGGAATTGATGAAGCTTCTGAAAGCTTCCAATTCACGATTATGCACCTCCCTACAAAACTGAAAATCCCAATGGAGGACTCCATTGGTGAACCTCATTAGATCCGCCACACTTGCCTCTTTGCTACAACAAATCCTATATAAATCAGGATAGTGATTCGCCAGGGACATGATTCTCTATCTTGGACTTTGAAGCTAGACAACTTCTCACATCAAATATAATTGACTTCATCAACTCCATTTCACTATTAATCTTCCCATTATGCACCCCTTCATTTCAGTTATTCCATGCCAAGCCAATTTGCAGATAGTATGCTTCAGAACAGTGCCCTATGACTTCTGTACAACCCAGTCCAGCACATAGCCCAACTATTTACATGTCTATCAAACAGGCATCTTATAAGGATCAGCTACCATATCCTTTTAGTAACAGACAGATGATCCCATTGATTCAATTGTGCTTCTACAGAATACACAAAACCATAGTAACCCCATTTTACTAGCATTTCTCACTGTCAACTGGATGATGAATGCATGTTTTGGAATAAGACCTGGAAACCAGAGAGCTTCCCACCAACTAATAAGAGCCATCTTTTCTCTAACTGCTTTCCCAAGTGACAGAACAACTGAAATCCCGATTTGCAGTTGACAGACAAATAGCTTTATTTGCAGAATGATTCGAAACATCTTCACACAGCCTACTCTGAATCATACAATAACAACCAAGCCTTGATCCGAAATTTTTGGGATCGTCTATGGATCCCAAATAGACTAGTTAGGGTAagccacatgtattctttaACCATACTATGCCCAAATTTCTGTAACAAAGGCCCCCTCTAGGTGCTAATCATCCATAGCTTCCGCATTCCcaactttaaatttaaacagAGGCCTAGCTAAGCTGTAAATTCGGAGTAATGTCCTCCAACTACAAGAACAACTCCAAGGTATTTATGTTTTCACATcccaaaaatataaacaaaggaaaaaaaaaaacttcatttaaGTTTAAACACATTACTAGATTAAATTTAATTCTCCTaataaactcataaataatGATCAGATTTTAGTCCAGAAACCAATCTCTCCTAAAAAATCGAGAGTAAGGCTCCTTACCAATCACCTTGTCTAGAACCCGAAAAAATGGGAGCTTTGTAAACTGTGTACGAACTTTTTAACATAAATTCAGCATAGCAATTAGAAAACAGAAAagacagaaaaagagagagagaaaagtcaGTTACCATTAGAGCATTCAAATCCTGAAAAGCTTCCTGCAAGCTCTTGTCAGTACTTTCCCACATCTCCTGTTCCTTCCTCAGTATCCCAGACACCCCCACCATCCTCACCGCCCCTTCCCTCGTGTAAAACCCACCAGACCCAGAACCGGGACCCGACCCGGAAACCGAACTGGACCCAACAGCACCCTGAGTCTGGGTCTGAACATCGTTCTCCCAAGCCCTGGCCCTCCAGTTCTCCCAGAACTTGGCCAGAAACGCGTCCGTATCGCCCTTCCCTCTCATCACGACGGTCATCACCACCGATTTGGAGGAGTCGAGGGAGGCTTGGAAGCGGACACGCGGGGAGTGGAAGAGGGTTTTGACGGACTTCTTGGTGGAGAAGATGTGGGTTACGAAGGAGAGAGGGAGAGCCACGGCGGCggaggaggtggaggtggaggagtTGTTGTCCGGGAGCCAGAGGAGGCGGTGGGTGGTGAGAATGAGGAGGCCGGATTTGAGGAGAGGGAAGTTAGGGATGTCGTCGCATTCGAGGTCGACGGAAGAGAGGATGGAACACTCGATTTCGTTTGGGAGAAAGACGGGTCGACCGCTGCTTGTGAGGTCTGCTTTTGGGAGATAGTTTGTTGCCattgataatgatgatgatgtcGAGAAGAGAATACTGCTACTGCTACTACATGGGATGGAGTTGTGGATTGTGGTTGATTTGAGTTGAGACTCAAAAAGATTTGATCAATGGGATTGAAGTCGAGCTGGTGTGGGAGTGAGCGAGAGAGAGCATAAATTGGTGTCGAATTAGTTTTTGTCAATTTGGTCGTTATCGAATGAAATTAACCACCGAAATAAACTGTTTTAATTGGTGCTTTacattaggtttttttaattaaatttaattaattttaaaaaaataatattatttatattttattaaacaatataaacgtgtgaatttaatttaaaacatCTAAATTTTATCATCTGTTCAAATCTAGagattgtttatatatatataagatatttgtatcattaattaataatattaaaatgttgttattattattattgtgaaattaaatCCTTTAAACTTTAATAGAAAGTAACAAGTAACAACAGAAGATTTGATTTATCGTAAACAGAATTTCCATAGGTTTATTTGGATAAACACTTTGCTGATTTGTTAAAAATTAGTTAACATTTAATTGTAGTTAGAAAAAGGATTTGACTTCCATGGTTTACTACTAAACtttattttatgaaaacaaaacttttattaaagTACTAGcagaaataaaacaaaatcaaacagaACCAACAAAACATGAACTAAATAGCTGCCTCTTTCAATATGACATGAACAAAACTTGGAGGACAATGACCCAAATCAAAACACCCAATCAATCCTTAACTAGaaactaaagttttttttacttatataaaaaaataaaaataaaaatagaaactgaaGTTTTGGGTAATGTCATCTCaccttatttataatttagaaGCAGACCATTATGAGTATTATTGAATGACTGGTAAAGTAACAAGAAAAACATTATATATGGGTGGTGAAATAGACTCCATACTAAAACATGAAAAGAAAGTAATGCTTTCTAGGCTAAAGCACatgctaaaaatattgcaatGCGGAAGGGTATGAGAGAAGGAAAAGCTCTATAAAGAGTTAAGCTAAGACAAAATGTCTTTTACTAAATAAGCAAAAGAAGAATGAAGCATATCACCAATTCACCACACCATAGAGAGTTTATAATGATCTCAAAATCGCCTTTAAAAATTGACCAATGGATGTGGATCCCAATCTCTTGAACAAACTGTATTACCCTTCTTGTTGCAAGTAACTCCAAGATGACCATAGAAGAAGGCTTTGGAGTCATTACATCACCATGCCTATTTCGAATCACCACCCCAATACTGTTGGGTTTTGTAGAGTCTAGTTGTATTTAATCTGGATTATGACCTGACCTGAAATaatgtttttacaatttttaatgggagatttttttACGCTTAGTCTATGGAGCGAAGGCCTGGGCCAATAAGCCCAAGCCGTAGCATTGCCCCAGGAAAATTTTTTGGCTCGTTTGGTAGCCTATTGTAAATCATGTGCACAAGATagaaaatttgttgtttttacaGATTAgggtttaatgtaatttttgagagaaaaactgtactattgtattttatatttttttttttctgagaatAGTAAAATCTCTGCAACTCTGTAGATATAGGCAAATTGTCAAATGtagggactcaatttgtaatgatcCCAAAACCAGTcttgggttcgcacgttaagggcctaaacaatataatttgtagagtgtgggcttgaaaagctagacCTTAGTCACCGGACGGTGAtcagtcatggtgttcatacaaaaTTAAACCATGTTTGCTCaaggagtctttctcctcgatacggtttgggaggctctggttcttggccttttttccctgCCTTTTTCTCTGGATTGCCTAcctctccttttatattagtctTTACCCctcctccaacgtccacgtgtaggttcaactttctagggctgatacttgtcccatcagcccatacccaaagtggttgggggtggttgtaaaagctgaaaggTATTGCTCTGTTTGGcacagagtatttaattgcagtaatggcaaCCTTCCCTTTGTCCTTTGTTGCCATGTTGTCCAGGGCTCCTTTTTCTATCAACGCGAATGTGTTCGGCTcttcccaaaactgttcctatgccattcttgccctttcttttaggagggCCTTGGGGATGCCGAGGATAGAGTCATCCTCGGCCATGTCTCAAGGCTATTTGGACTTTCACTGTAGGTCCTTggctatatccctcctcggcttgggccttgggccccaatgtaaagtGGGCTAGGATCACAAATCCTCcagccccacaatagcccctcaaaatcctgctgtccgacctcttagCCGGGGaagagggttttggtgatgtcgggCCTATATCATGGCCTACCCAATTTCGTCCTTCATTAATATCGGTGTCTTTTAGTTTGCCTGGGAAACGCTCCCGGTCATGAGACATTCCTTTAATTTTACTCACGTTGCGTCTCTGCCATTTCAGTGTACGAAGCGCGTTTTAAATAAG includes the following:
- the LOC115986917 gene encoding vacuolar protein sorting-associated protein 36 is translated as MATNYLPKADLTSSGRPVFLPNEIECSILSSVDLECDDIPNFPLLKSGLLILTTHRLLWLPDNNSSTSTSSAAVALPLSFVTHIFSTKKSVKTLFHSPRVRFQASLDSSKSVVMTVVMRGKGDTDAFLAKFWENWRARAWENDVQTQTQGAVGSSSVSGSGPGSGSGGFYTREGAVRMVGVSGILRKEQEMWESTDKSLQEAFQDLNALMSKAKEMVILAEKMRQKLLSGSNSKSSATNDDEVGSKEEMQDWLLSVGIVSPVTKESAGALYHQQLSRQLADYVRIPLERAGGMINLIDVYCLFNRARGTELISPDDLLRACSLWEKFDVPVMLRKFDSGVMVIQNKSHSDEEVFARIKALVTNPDTLRTGISASDAAMTLGIAPGMAKEHLLTAESKGLVCRDISPDGFRFYINLFPEINTDDVYLVKDYGIYNTWVRVASASRLE